Proteins encoded within one genomic window of Haladaptatus sp. QDMS2:
- the nasA gene encoding assimilatory nitrate reductase NasA: MRCAVGCGHLQVGADIGYGIDSVRGDANHPVNRGLACGRGIRETANPGGDWLTRPLVRKDGELVRTTWEAALTRVSTAIEDAMATQPDDVAILGSGQQTNEAAYLLGKLARGVVGTRNYDANTTLCMASAVTAYYDAFGSDAPPPTYDDIPKASSHIVWGANPAVAHPVMFRWIYTSARADDSELLVVDPVRTKTATQADCHVQLTPGGDEALARAVLASLVETNRVDRAFIEAHTSGFDALVARLPTVAAAAKKAGVSEAVVARLAAALERDTLIYWGMGVNQSVRGTATSGALVDLCLATGNLGPGTGPFSLTGQANSMGTRVCSSKGSWPGQRSYEDPDERQTVADHWGVPVSRLPAESGPGPVGIVETAPSVLWTVATNPVAGLPDASAARRAFEETFLVVQDAFRSETVEYADVVLPAATWGESDGTAMNMERTVSRVRPATDTPSGVRSDRDIIAGVGARLAPSVFPSHRPEPFAVFDEFRALTAGTNADCSGISYDRLNAELAVRWPAPDAESSGGYRYYADGEWRFPTPSGKARFSATLPAALPEPASDDYPLVLTTGREPDGYNTGVRSRDGDGAPVRMRINPATAGTYDNQITDDQTVLTSRRGAIPARVERDDAIPVGLVWLPIHHPMTNELTIAARDPRSNEPNYKQCAVALSAPSAALHEKAAISSPEGRR; the protein is encoded by the coding sequence ATGCGGTGTGCCGTGGGGTGTGGCCACCTTCAGGTCGGAGCGGATATCGGTTACGGCATCGATTCAGTGCGAGGCGACGCGAACCACCCGGTGAACAGAGGTCTCGCCTGTGGCCGAGGTATTCGCGAGACAGCGAATCCCGGGGGTGACTGGCTGACGAGACCCCTCGTCCGCAAGGACGGCGAGCTCGTTCGGACGACATGGGAAGCCGCCCTCACCCGAGTTTCGACGGCCATTGAGGACGCGATGGCCACGCAGCCTGACGACGTGGCGATTCTCGGCAGTGGCCAGCAGACCAACGAGGCGGCCTACCTCCTCGGAAAACTCGCTCGGGGCGTGGTCGGGACGCGCAACTACGACGCGAACACCACGCTGTGCATGGCGAGCGCCGTAACCGCCTATTATGATGCCTTCGGGAGCGACGCGCCACCGCCAACGTACGACGACATCCCCAAGGCGTCGTCGCACATCGTCTGGGGGGCCAACCCCGCGGTCGCCCACCCTGTCATGTTCAGGTGGATTTACACGTCTGCCCGCGCCGACGACAGCGAACTGCTGGTCGTCGATCCTGTCCGGACGAAGACTGCGACACAGGCCGACTGCCACGTCCAGCTCACTCCCGGCGGCGACGAGGCACTCGCCCGCGCCGTCCTTGCCTCCCTCGTCGAAACCAATCGCGTGGACCGGGCGTTCATCGAGGCGCACACGAGTGGATTCGACGCGCTGGTGGCCCGATTGCCGACCGTCGCGGCGGCGGCGAAGAAGGCGGGCGTCTCCGAAGCAGTCGTGGCGCGACTCGCTGCCGCACTCGAACGCGACACGCTCATCTACTGGGGGATGGGGGTCAACCAGAGCGTTCGGGGGACGGCCACCTCCGGTGCACTCGTCGACCTCTGTCTCGCCACCGGAAATCTCGGCCCGGGAACCGGACCGTTCTCGCTCACCGGACAGGCCAACTCGATGGGAACGCGCGTCTGTTCCTCGAAGGGGTCCTGGCCCGGCCAGCGGTCGTACGAGGACCCCGACGAGCGACAAACCGTCGCCGACCACTGGGGCGTCCCAGTCTCACGGTTGCCCGCAGAGAGCGGTCCCGGCCCGGTCGGTATCGTGGAGACAGCGCCGTCGGTCCTCTGGACTGTGGCGACCAACCCCGTCGCTGGATTGCCAGATGCGTCGGCCGCACGTCGAGCGTTCGAGGAGACGTTTCTCGTCGTCCAGGACGCCTTTCGCTCGGAGACGGTCGAGTACGCAGACGTGGTGCTGCCAGCGGCGACGTGGGGAGAATCAGACGGCACCGCCATGAACATGGAACGGACCGTTTCGCGGGTGCGCCCGGCGACGGATACCCCGTCCGGGGTTCGCTCCGACCGCGATATCATCGCCGGAGTCGGTGCGCGTCTCGCACCATCTGTGTTCCCGAGCCACCGCCCCGAGCCGTTCGCCGTGTTCGACGAGTTCCGCGCTCTCACCGCGGGGACGAACGCCGATTGCTCGGGCATCAGTTACGACCGGCTGAACGCCGAGTTGGCCGTGCGCTGGCCCGCGCCCGACGCGGAATCTTCGGGTGGCTATCGGTACTACGCAGACGGCGAGTGGCGGTTTCCGACCCCGTCGGGGAAGGCACGATTTTCCGCCACTCTTCCCGCTGCACTTCCCGAACCAGCGAGCGACGACTACCCCCTCGTGTTGACGACGGGCCGCGAGCCCGACGGCTACAACACCGGTGTCCGGTCGCGCGACGGCGACGGTGCGCCCGTTCGAATGCGCATCAACCCGGCCACCGCAGGAACGTACGATAACCAGATTACTGACGACCAGACAGTGCTCACCTCGCGCCGGGGTGCGATTCCGGCGCGGGTCGAACGGGACGATGCCATCCCTGTTGGACTCGTCTGGCTCCCGATTCACCATCCGATGACCAACGAGCTGACCATCGCCGCGAGAGACCCGCGATCGAACGAACCGAACTACAAACAGTGTGCAGTGGCCCTTTCCGCGCCGTCTGCCGCGCTCCACGAGAAGGCAGCCATCTCCTCGCCGGAGGGACGCAGATGA
- a CDS encoding nitrite/sulfite reductase — protein sequence MVHKKEHWKDGLYGDDVREELLSFAETGWDSIPDDERDAWFTRFKFWGLFHQRRGQESYFMMRLTNANGRLEPGQMRAIAEVARDFSTGPVSNPEFGNGWLDLTTRQSIQLHWMKLEDVPAIWERLEAAGVSTRSSGGDTMRNISGCPVAGKDTHELVETKSILERVRTELRTDNSLANMPRKFNISITGCREGCAQDSINDIGLEPARKEEDGKPVMGFNVRIGGGLGGRKPKVAQPLDVFVTPEEAYDVVRGFVELYHDHGNREVRSKNRSRFFVTEWGTEKIRDLLEAEYVDGALRTAGTDIREAYTYNAGKPPSEGKADHVGVHEQADGRYYVGLSVAVGRLTADDALALADLADEYGSGEVRLTRRQNPLIMDVPKSALDDLLGDPLLAKHTPEPNPFQRGAIACTGTEFCSLALTETKARTARLLRWLRDNVSLPDDVENVHIHYSGCTADCGQANTADIGLLGMRARKDGEMVEAMDLGVGGGIGAEPSFVEWVRQRIPADEIPGAIKNLMESFAALREEGQSFREWVEATGPEAIVELCEPEETTYKDPCLTDAKQSWYPFATGESPAPTAHDGTPLSADD from the coding sequence ATGGTACACAAAAAAGAACACTGGAAGGACGGTCTGTACGGAGACGACGTGCGTGAGGAACTCCTCTCGTTCGCTGAAACTGGCTGGGACTCGATTCCCGATGACGAACGCGACGCGTGGTTCACCCGGTTCAAGTTCTGGGGGCTATTCCATCAGCGGCGGGGCCAGGAGAGCTATTTCATGATGCGACTGACGAACGCGAACGGGCGACTCGAACCCGGGCAAATGCGGGCTATCGCCGAGGTGGCCCGCGACTTCTCGACGGGTCCGGTCTCGAACCCCGAGTTCGGTAACGGCTGGCTCGACCTTACCACCCGACAATCGATTCAGCTTCACTGGATGAAGCTCGAAGACGTGCCCGCCATCTGGGAGCGACTGGAGGCGGCAGGCGTCTCGACGCGCTCGTCGGGGGGCGATACGATGCGAAACATCTCTGGGTGTCCGGTCGCCGGAAAAGACACCCACGAGCTCGTCGAGACCAAGTCGATTCTCGAACGGGTTCGGACGGAACTCAGAACCGACAACTCGCTCGCGAATATGCCCCGGAAGTTCAACATCAGCATCACCGGTTGTCGGGAGGGCTGTGCCCAGGACAGCATCAACGACATCGGCCTCGAACCCGCCCGGAAGGAGGAGGACGGCAAACCGGTGATGGGCTTTAACGTCCGCATCGGCGGCGGTCTCGGCGGTCGCAAACCGAAGGTGGCTCAGCCACTCGACGTGTTCGTCACCCCCGAGGAGGCCTACGACGTAGTCCGCGGCTTCGTCGAACTGTACCACGACCACGGCAATCGGGAGGTTCGCTCGAAAAATCGCAGTCGGTTCTTCGTCACCGAGTGGGGCACAGAGAAGATTCGTGACCTGCTCGAAGCCGAATACGTCGATGGCGCGCTCAGGACAGCGGGGACAGACATCAGAGAAGCGTACACGTACAACGCCGGGAAGCCGCCGAGCGAGGGGAAGGCAGATCACGTTGGCGTCCACGAGCAGGCAGACGGGCGTTACTACGTCGGCTTGAGCGTGGCCGTCGGTCGACTCACTGCGGACGATGCCCTCGCACTCGCCGACCTCGCAGACGAGTACGGTAGCGGTGAGGTACGCCTGACCCGCCGGCAGAACCCACTCATCATGGACGTGCCGAAGAGCGCACTCGACGACCTCCTCGGCGACCCGCTCCTCGCGAAGCACACCCCCGAGCCGAACCCGTTCCAGCGCGGGGCCATCGCGTGTACCGGCACGGAGTTCTGTTCGCTCGCGCTGACCGAGACGAAGGCGCGGACGGCCCGGCTACTGCGGTGGCTTCGAGACAACGTCTCGCTGCCCGACGACGTGGAAAACGTCCACATCCACTACTCGGGGTGTACGGCCGACTGCGGGCAGGCAAACACCGCCGACATCGGGTTGCTCGGGATGCGTGCTCGGAAAGATGGGGAGATGGTCGAAGCGATGGACCTCGGCGTCGGTGGCGGTATCGGTGCGGAACCCTCGTTCGTCGAGTGGGTGCGCCAGCGCATCCCCGCAGACGAGATTCCCGGCGCCATCAAGAACTTGATGGAGTCGTTCGCCGCCCTCCGCGAGGAGGGGCAGTCGTTTCGCGAGTGGGTCGAGGCGACCGGGCCAGAGGCCATCGTCGAACTCTGTGAACCCGAAGAAACGACTTACAAGGACCCATGTCTGACCGACGCAAAACAGTCGTGGTACCCCTTTGCCACCGGTGAAAGTCCCGCTCCGACGGCCCACGACGGGACGCCGCTCTCCGCCGATGACTGA
- a CDS encoding thiolase family protein, with protein sequence MADNTPVIVQAVRTPQGKDGGVFADVRSEDLSIPLINEILARTNLAGEDIDDLMWGCAQQRDEQGNNVARVIALLSELGESVPATTINRWCASSMQALISASDAIRAGQRDAIIAGGVENMSRVEMGGNTHKTHPRMNEVYNVAELQMGMTAEKVAEEYDISRETQDEFAARSQQRAVEATESGRFEDEIVPIDNGEEKVTKDEGLRPGTTAEKLAGLPTVFKADGTVTPGNASQISDGAAALLVTSKAFAEERDLDILAEVGNNNVAGVDPTVMGIGPVPATRGLLERSGTDIEDYDLYEINEAFASQCVYSANELGIDQEKLNVNGGAIAIGHPLGASGARLPVTLIHEMIKQDAENGLATLCVGFGQGAAIEFSR encoded by the coding sequence ATGGCAGACAACACTCCCGTCATCGTCCAGGCTGTCCGAACCCCGCAAGGGAAAGACGGTGGCGTGTTCGCAGACGTTCGCTCTGAGGACCTCTCGATTCCGCTCATCAACGAAATTCTCGCCCGAACGAACCTCGCAGGCGAGGACATCGACGACCTGATGTGGGGCTGTGCCCAGCAGCGCGACGAACAGGGCAACAACGTCGCCCGCGTCATCGCGCTCCTCTCGGAACTCGGCGAATCCGTCCCCGCGACGACCATCAACCGCTGGTGTGCCTCCTCGATGCAGGCGCTCATCTCCGCCTCCGACGCCATCCGCGCCGGCCAGCGCGACGCCATCATCGCGGGCGGCGTCGAGAACATGTCCCGCGTCGAGATGGGCGGCAACACCCACAAAACCCACCCACGCATGAACGAGGTGTACAACGTCGCCGAACTCCAGATGGGCATGACCGCAGAAAAGGTCGCAGAGGAGTACGACATCTCCCGCGAGACGCAAGACGAGTTCGCCGCACGCAGCCAGCAGCGCGCCGTCGAGGCAACTGAATCCGGCCGCTTCGAGGACGAAATCGTCCCAATCGACAACGGCGAGGAGAAAGTCACCAAAGACGAGGGTCTCCGCCCCGGCACGACCGCGGAGAAACTCGCTGGCCTCCCGACCGTCTTCAAAGCAGACGGCACCGTCACCCCCGGCAACGCCTCCCAGATTTCTGACGGCGCAGCAGCCCTGCTCGTCACCTCGAAGGCCTTCGCAGAGGAACGCGACCTCGACATCCTCGCCGAAGTCGGCAACAACAACGTCGCCGGCGTCGACCCGACCGTGATGGGCATCGGCCCCGTTCCGGCGACCCGCGGCCTGCTCGAACGCTCGGGCACCGACATCGAGGACTACGACCTCTACGAAATCAACGAGGCGTTCGCGAGCCAGTGTGTCTACTCCGCGAACGAACTCGGCATCGACCAGGAGAAACTCAACGTAAACGGCGGCGCAATCGCTATCGGCCACCCACTCGGCGCGAGTGGCGCACGCCTCCCGGTCACCCTCATCCACGAGATGATCAAGCAGGACGCAGAGAACGGGCTCGCGACGCTGTGCGTCGGCTTTGGCCAAGGGGCCGCTATCGAGTTCAGCCGATAG
- a CDS encoding MFS transporter, with product MTKWRTLVLATAAFNLSFLIWFSFAPFTGAIADEFGLSLTDLGILASAAIWTAPPGRMLTGWLSDRYGAPTVFAIVLGYVGVFSIASAFATSYEVFFIERLVVASAGITFVVGIQHVAQWFPEEQLGTAEGVYAGIGNAGAAGGALILPRLFDGWSGPLFDTGWRAAFFYTGIVALVMAVTYYVLGQDAATEERATKNREAATLEAVAHTATRYGVIALALGYVMSFGLEISMNGWLPTYFREGFGSNLVVASTFAATFSLAAGLLRPIGGFVSDWVVRTERNVLPVFTGRYREQWTVVCLSAIVVSLGALTLAGQTGSVLLTVAVGFLVGVACAFSEGAIFAQVPAMFPNNSGAAAGIVGGIGTFGGIGFPLVYSYAASVGAIHGGYIIVATIMVPIVLLNAYVARPVIAERAHVDGFGGFGSSDD from the coding sequence ATGACCAAGTGGCGGACGCTCGTGCTCGCCACGGCGGCGTTCAACCTCTCGTTTCTCATCTGGTTCTCTTTCGCCCCGTTTACCGGGGCCATCGCCGACGAGTTCGGCCTCTCCCTCACCGACCTCGGCATCCTCGCGAGCGCGGCCATCTGGACCGCCCCGCCCGGTCGTATGCTCACAGGATGGCTCTCTGACCGCTACGGTGCGCCGACGGTATTCGCCATTGTCCTTGGCTACGTGGGTGTATTCAGCATCGCGAGTGCCTTCGCCACCAGCTACGAGGTATTCTTCATCGAACGACTCGTCGTCGCTTCCGCGGGCATCACCTTCGTCGTCGGCATCCAGCACGTCGCCCAATGGTTCCCCGAAGAACAACTCGGGACCGCGGAGGGCGTCTACGCCGGCATCGGCAACGCCGGCGCGGCAGGCGGGGCACTCATCCTCCCGCGGCTGTTCGACGGTTGGAGTGGCCCCCTGTTCGACACCGGTTGGCGTGCCGCGTTCTTCTATACCGGCATCGTCGCCCTCGTGATGGCGGTCACCTACTACGTGCTCGGCCAGGACGCCGCCACCGAGGAACGTGCCACGAAGAACCGTGAGGCGGCCACCCTCGAAGCCGTCGCCCACACGGCGACCCGCTACGGCGTCATCGCCCTCGCGCTTGGCTACGTGATGAGCTTCGGCCTCGAGATCTCGATGAACGGGTGGCTTCCCACCTACTTCCGGGAAGGGTTCGGCTCGAATCTCGTGGTGGCGAGTACATTTGCGGCTACGTTCTCGCTCGCCGCCGGCCTCTTACGGCCCATCGGCGGGTTCGTCAGCGACTGGGTGGTCAGAACCGAACGCAACGTCCTCCCCGTCTTCACCGGTCGCTACCGCGAACAGTGGACGGTCGTCTGCCTGAGCGCCATCGTTGTCTCGCTCGGCGCGCTCACGCTCGCAGGGCAAACGGGGAGCGTCCTGCTCACGGTGGCCGTCGGGTTCCTCGTCGGCGTGGCCTGTGCGTTCAGCGAAGGAGCCATCTTCGCGCAGGTTCCCGCGATGTTCCCGAACAACTCCGGGGCGGCAGCGGGCATCGTCGGCGGCATTGGGACGTTCGGCGGTATCGGATTCCCGCTCGTCTACTCCTACGCGGCGTCGGTCGGCGCCATCCACGGCGGCTACATCATCGTGGCCACCATCATGGTGCCAATCGTCCTGCTCAACGCCTACGTCGCCCGGCCCGTCATCGCAGAGCGTGCCCACGTCGATGGATTCGGTGGCTTTGGTTCGAGCGATGACTGA
- a CDS encoding aldehyde ferredoxin oxidoreductase family protein → MIHTKGPLLTVDVGSREFETTNVDAILEAYVGGRGVGTKLAHDRIPFDADPLSPENSLIFATGPLQTSQMSFTGRMSCTGLSPLTNGLLSSNAGGFMSRPFADTGYSAVQFTGASDELLAVHVRDDGVTFEEVPDLAGAKLDEVTAWLDEAHDLGPEHAAAIGPAGENGVRFASIMTSENRAFGRGGLGAVFGAKNVKVITFDGDSRPDIELDVDITAEIHQKAANADSPMKSAGTTSVTNYANSVGALPTKYFEETSYEHAHKIGGSAVAEKKYKKGTCSACAFACKLPTRDEESGLETEGPEYETVMAFGSNALVDDVVNVMKSNDLCNKLGMDTISCGDAVSAYLAAHDEFGNVDLIHELVEKIAYREDEGDMLAEGIARFHEELGVENWTMKGMEFSAHDGRTLNGQGLSFATANRGADHMYAEMYNLEYPLVAPPQALDPDGLDGKPAVLVEHENLNALKDAGVLCKFGSSFMKEERYEKLFDASYAALLEVGDRIVTLERHFNNKRGFDRADDDALPYELDGFDEALSEYYELRGWSDDGVVPDANVGDTPAAAD, encoded by the coding sequence ATGATACACACGAAAGGTCCCCTCTTGACCGTCGATGTCGGGTCGCGCGAGTTCGAGACCACGAACGTAGACGCGATTCTCGAAGCCTACGTCGGCGGTCGCGGCGTCGGCACGAAACTCGCCCACGACCGCATTCCATTCGATGCAGACCCGCTCAGCCCAGAAAACAGCCTCATCTTCGCTACCGGCCCACTCCAGACCTCCCAGATGAGCTTCACCGGTCGGATGAGCTGTACTGGACTCTCGCCGCTCACGAACGGCCTGCTCTCGTCTAACGCCGGCGGCTTCATGTCCCGACCGTTCGCCGATACGGGGTACAGCGCAGTCCAGTTCACGGGCGCGAGCGACGAACTGCTCGCCGTCCACGTCCGCGACGACGGCGTCACCTTCGAGGAAGTACCCGACCTCGCGGGAGCGAAACTCGACGAGGTTACGGCGTGGTTAGACGAGGCCCACGACCTCGGGCCGGAACACGCCGCCGCAATTGGACCGGCAGGCGAGAACGGCGTCCGCTTCGCCTCCATCATGACCTCGGAGAACCGGGCGTTCGGCCGTGGTGGCCTCGGCGCGGTGTTCGGTGCGAAGAACGTCAAAGTCATCACCTTCGACGGTGACTCGCGCCCCGACATCGAGTTGGACGTCGACATCACCGCGGAGATTCACCAGAAGGCCGCCAACGCTGACAGTCCAATGAAGTCGGCGGGAACCACGTCGGTCACGAACTACGCCAACTCGGTCGGGGCGCTCCCGACGAAGTACTTCGAGGAGACTTCCTACGAACACGCGCACAAAATCGGCGGGTCGGCCGTCGCAGAGAAGAAGTACAAAAAGGGCACCTGTTCTGCGTGTGCCTTCGCGTGCAAACTTCCCACGCGCGACGAGGAAAGCGGCCTCGAAACCGAGGGGCCGGAGTACGAGACGGTGATGGCGTTCGGGTCGAACGCGCTCGTGGACGACGTGGTGAACGTGATGAAGTCGAACGACCTCTGTAACAAACTCGGGATGGACACCATCTCGTGTGGCGACGCCGTCTCCGCCTACCTCGCCGCCCACGACGAGTTCGGCAACGTCGACCTCATCCACGAACTCGTCGAGAAAATCGCCTACCGCGAGGATGAAGGCGACATGCTGGCGGAAGGCATCGCCCGATTCCACGAGGAACTCGGCGTCGAAAACTGGACCATGAAAGGCATGGAGTTCTCGGCCCACGACGGGCGCACCCTGAACGGCCAGGGCCTCTCGTTCGCGACGGCGAACCGCGGGGCAGACCACATGTACGCCGAAATGTACAACCTCGAATACCCGCTCGTTGCGCCGCCACAGGCGCTCGACCCGGACGGCCTCGACGGCAAACCAGCGGTGCTCGTCGAACACGAGAACCTGAACGCGCTCAAAGACGCGGGCGTCCTCTGTAAGTTCGGATCGTCGTTCATGAAGGAAGAACGCTACGAGAAACTGTTCGACGCGAGTTACGCTGCCCTCCTCGAAGTGGGCGACCGCATCGTCACGCTCGAACGCCACTTCAACAACAAGCGCGGCTTCGACCGGGCTGACGACGACGCGCTGCCCTACGAACTGGACGGGTTCGACGAGGCACTCTCCGAGTACTACGAACTCCGAGGTTGGTCGGACGACGGCGTCGTGCCCGACGCGAATGTGGGAGACACGCCTGCTGCGGCCGATTAG
- a CDS encoding BtrH N-terminal domain-containing protein produces the protein MHLSGYTHETGHHCGSTSLRNLSDFYGWGLSEAECFGLASGLGFTYFITEEPPYRAFFGRPVWLESAFFANLEIPHEEREGQSHEEAWAAVEADLDDGNPVMCFVDLFYLDYYNTDTHFSPHTVLLVGYDDESVQISDSEFDEVQTLSREQFDEAWTSQAMVPLARRHIVVTDPEPQASLEQAATQAIRTTAAYMQNPESAPWSLGGVEAAHGLPGIRRFADELPVFPDLGEFREITWTARFAYQNVERRGTGGGTFRRLYAAFLASMAEQVPELDDSHGERMSQIAADWTAVGEQLKAASKAEDEADLRAQLTEIGDAVSAIATKEESLLTDLESLV, from the coding sequence ATGCACCTCTCCGGCTACACCCACGAAACCGGACACCACTGCGGGTCTACCTCGCTTCGCAATCTCTCCGATTTCTACGGCTGGGGCCTCTCAGAGGCCGAGTGCTTCGGCCTCGCCTCCGGCCTCGGCTTTACCTACTTCATCACCGAGGAGCCACCGTATCGCGCCTTTTTCGGCCGTCCAGTGTGGCTCGAATCGGCCTTCTTCGCTAACCTCGAAATCCCCCACGAGGAGCGTGAGGGACAGAGCCACGAGGAAGCATGGGCCGCCGTCGAGGCCGACCTTGATGACGGCAATCCGGTCATGTGCTTCGTGGATTTATTCTACCTCGATTACTACAACACGGACACCCACTTCTCGCCACACACCGTCCTCCTCGTAGGCTACGACGACGAGAGCGTGCAGATTTCGGATAGCGAGTTCGACGAAGTGCAGACCCTCTCCCGAGAGCAGTTCGACGAAGCGTGGACCTCACAGGCGATGGTTCCGCTCGCCAGACGACACATCGTCGTCACGGACCCCGAGCCGCAGGCGAGCCTCGAACAGGCGGCGACACAGGCGATTCGGACGACGGCAGCCTACATGCAGAACCCCGAATCCGCGCCGTGGTCGCTCGGCGGGGTGGAAGCAGCACACGGCCTGCCCGGCATCCGCCGGTTCGCGGACGAACTCCCCGTATTTCCCGACCTCGGCGAATTCCGCGAAATCACGTGGACGGCGCGGTTCGCCTACCAGAACGTCGAACGCCGCGGCACGGGTGGCGGCACCTTCCGGCGGCTCTACGCCGCGTTCCTCGCGTCGATGGCCGAGCAGGTTCCCGAACTCGACGACTCGCACGGCGAGCGCATGTCTCAGATTGCCGCCGACTGGACGGCGGTCGGCGAGCAGTTGAAAGCCGCGAGCAAAGCCGAGGACGAAGCCGACCTGCGAGCGCAGCTCACGGAGATTGGCGACGCTGTCTCAGCGATAGCGACGAAAGAAGAATCCCTGTTGACCGACCTCGAATCGCTGGTCTAA
- a CDS encoding molybdenum cofactor guanylyltransferase — protein MKADTGRAGIVLAGGRSARFENQDKALASLLGKPLIWHVVEAVAPAVDEVVVNCRRAQREAIESALADHVVRFAVDRVPDRGPVAGIRTGLRATKAKYAAAVPCDMPFLSAGFLDFLFSRADTKTGTVTRFRDHITPFPAVVHVRAAESVCTEVVRERDGSLYDLVALLDPVVIPEREATAHAGRDAFTNVNTHADLRGAIARANRPNVPNR, from the coding sequence ATGAAAGCGGATACGGGACGCGCCGGAATCGTCCTCGCCGGCGGGCGGTCCGCCCGGTTCGAGAACCAGGACAAGGCGTTGGCGTCCCTGCTCGGTAAACCGCTCATCTGGCACGTCGTGGAAGCGGTCGCGCCGGCGGTCGACGAGGTCGTCGTCAACTGTCGGCGGGCCCAACGAGAGGCTATCGAGTCAGCCCTCGCCGACCACGTCGTGCGCTTCGCCGTCGACCGCGTTCCAGACCGTGGACCGGTGGCCGGCATCCGAACCGGTCTGCGAGCGACGAAGGCGAAGTACGCGGCAGCCGTGCCCTGTGATATGCCGTTTCTTTCCGCTGGATTTCTCGACTTCCTGTTCTCGCGAGCGGACACAAAGACGGGGACTGTCACTCGCTTTCGTGACCACATCACGCCGTTTCCGGCGGTCGTACACGTCCGGGCTGCCGAATCGGTTTGCACGGAGGTGGTTCGGGAGCGAGACGGCAGTCTCTACGACCTGGTTGCACTGCTCGACCCGGTCGTGATTCCGGAACGCGAAGCCACGGCCCACGCCGGACGAGACGCCTTCACGAACGTCAATACCCACGCCGATCTGCGAGGCGCGATTGCCCGCGCGAACCGCCCGAACGTGCCAAACCGATAA